From one Lycium ferocissimum isolate CSIRO_LF1 chromosome 7, AGI_CSIRO_Lferr_CH_V1, whole genome shotgun sequence genomic stretch:
- the LOC132065159 gene encoding LOW QUALITY PROTEIN: protein kinase STUNTED-like (The sequence of the model RefSeq protein was modified relative to this genomic sequence to represent the inferred CDS: deleted 2 bases in 1 codon): MELEKRNVLVGVRFDGHIRELLNWAIVKVAEPGDRVIALHVCRNEDSIAKDKSSLDTYLDDYDGLCNKKQVDIISLVSKGSSIRRVLVREAKKHAALAVVVGTSKHSTLGSWTSIAKYCAKRLPNTTEVMAIDNGKVFFRRSSSSQLKGSFGDPKPSLFLERNSTLRDCQSESGESKTSEMGRFSCEVTRTLERWSNGAETKKERTTNPSGKHKKGSLSLGSFSLPTEDFATDTPGWPLLQTASSLNQPAKVGRNMSVVQWVMTLPNRSMLDSPKSDSSPKENRNVFAMENSYSIMDCNEKESSSVCNQLIKDLQLILEANSSGCKWFSYDVLKSSTSNFSSESLIGKGGGNSVYKALLSDGKSVAVKVSNSSEEAKKDFRQEMEIMIRVKHKNIAHLLGICIEDSDLISVYDFLSKGNLEENIHGRTKSVLRWERRFRIAIGIAEALNYLHNECPLPVIHRDVKSSNILLSDDFEPQLSDFGLAIWGPTNASYLTHSDVVGTFGYLAPEYFMYGKVSDKIDVYSFGVVLLELLSGRKAIGFETPSGQESLVMWAKPKLESGDLKSILDENLNVNIEDDQVQRMILAARLCLTQAARLRPNTSQILKMLKGEKGGNEEANGENNNSEEYNDDEVYPDSSAESHLSLAFLDVNYDNSTSFSSSQDQSSPLSSVDEYLRKRWSRSSSSEY; encoded by the exons ATGGAATTAGAAAAGAGAAATGTGCTTGTGGGAGTTAGATTTGACGGCCATATCAGAGAATTGTTGAATTGGGCTATTGTAAAAGTTGCAGAACCTGGAGATAGAGTTATTGCTCTACATGTTTGTCGAAATGAAG ATTCAATTGCAAAAGATAAATCCTCGCTGGATACTTATCTTGATGATTACGATGGCTTGTGTAATAAAAAGCAG GTGGATATCATTTCTCTGGTGTCAAAAGGAAGTTCTATTAGAAGAGTTTTAGTAAGGGAAGCGAAAAAACATGCTGCATTAGCTGTAGTAGTAGGAACTAGCAAGCATAGTACTCTTGG GAGCTGGACCTCAATTGCTAAATATTGTGCGAAGCGGCTGCCTAACACTACTGAGGTTATGGCCATTGACAATGGGAAAGTTTTCTTTAGAAGAAGCTCAAGTTCCCAACTCAAAG GTTCTTTTGGTGATCCAAAACCAAGTCTTTTTCTAGAAAGAAATTCCACTTTAAGGGATTGCCAATCTGAATCTGGTGAATCCAAGACATCGGAGATGGGAAGGTTCAGTTGTGAAGTGACTAGGACTTTAGAGAGATGGTCGAATGGTGCGGAGACCAAAAAG GAACGTACTACAAATCCTTCAGGAAAACACAAGAAAGGTTCTCTTTCACTAGGTTCATTTTCTCTTCCTACCGAAGATTTTGCTACTGATACTCCTGGTTGGCCCCTTTTACAAACTGCAAGTTCATTGAATCAACCGGCTAAAGTAGGAAGAAATATGTCGGTAGTGCAGTGGGTGATGACCTTGCCAAATCGATCTATGCTAGATAGTCCTAAATCCGATTCTTCTCCAAAGGAAAACCGAAATGTCTTTGCAATGGAAAATAGCTACTCCATCATGGATTGTAATGAAAAGGAAAGTTCATCAGTTTGTAACCAGCTGATCAAAGATTTGCAGCTTATTCTTGAGGCAAATTCATCCGGATGCAAATGGTTTAGCTATGATGTTTTAAAATCATCTACTTCCAACTTCTCCTCAG AGAGCTTGATTGGGAAAGGAGGGGGCAACAGTGTATACAAAGCTTTGCTTTCTGATGGAAAATCGGTGGCGGTGAAGGTTTCAAATTCATCAGAGGAAGCAAAGAAAGATTTCAGGCAGGAAATGGAAATTATGATCAGAGTGAAGCACAAGAATATCGCTCATCTACTTGGAATTTGCATAGAGGATTCCGATCTGATATCTGtttatgattttctttcaaaagggaatttagaagaaaatataCATG GAAGAACTAAATCAGTATTGCGATGGGAAAGAAGATTCAGAATAGCCATTGGGATCGCAGAAGCCTTAAATTATCTGCACAATGAATGTCCACTGCCTGTTATTCACAGAGATGTCAAGTCATCAAATATCCTACTCAGTGATGATTTTGAACCACAG CTATCGGATTTTGGATTGGCGATATGGGGACCCACAAATGCGTCGTACCTGACTCATAGTGATGTGGTAGGAACCTTTGGATATCTAGCACCAGAGTATTTTATGTATGGGAAAGTAAGTGATAAGATTGATGTCTACTCCTTTGGTGTGGTTCTGCTGGAACTATTATCAGGGAGAAAAGCTATTGGCTTTGAGACTCCCAGTGGTCAAGAAAGCTTAGTCATGTGG GCGAAACCTAAGTTAGAAAGCGGGGATTTGAAATCCATTCTGGATGAGAACCTGaatgtaaatattgaagatgATCAAGTCCAAAGAATGATTCTTGCAGCAAGACTCTGTCTTACACAGGCAGCACGGCTACGTCCAAACACAAGCCAG ATCCTGAAGATGTTGAAGGGGGAGAAAGGCGGGAATGAAGAAGCTAATggtgaaaataataattcagaAGAATATAATGATGATGAAGTGTATCCAGATTCAAGTGCAGAGTCCCATTTAAGTCTTGCATTTCTTGATGTGAATTATGATAATTCCACATCCTTCAGTAGTAGTCAGGACCAAAGCAGCCCTCTCTCTTCTGTAGATGAATACTTGAGAAAAAGATGGAGCAGATCTTCAAGCTCTGAATATTAG
- the LOC132065160 gene encoding basic leucine zipper 23-like, with the protein MMADGELDISNPEMLSSSNFGEFSSSMDSFFNEILKDAHACTHAHTCNPPGPDNSHTHTCYHVHTKIVPTSDDDKNPSDDTAESTENNKGKKRPVGNKEAVRKYREKKKARAASLEDEVIRLRAINQQLLKRLQGQAVLEAEVARLKCLLVDIRGRIEGEIGSFPYQKPMKSGNAYQHIVNPNLPGAYVVNPCNLQCDDQVYCLHPGAEGKSSDGTVLNGQGFNNNCEFETLQCLGNQNSGLEEVPGCDVGNSTPIANTSGRSKRKGTRSTTAS; encoded by the exons ATGATGGCGGACGGGGAGCTGGACATTTCTAACCCAGAAATGTTATCAAGTTCAAATTTTGGTGAATTCAGTAGTTCTATGGACAGCTTTTTCAATGAGATTCTCAAAGATGCGCATGCCTGTACTCATGCCCACACTTGCAACCCGCCTGGGCCTGATAActctcacacacacacgtgTTACCATGTTCACACCAAAATTGTGCCTACCTCAGACGATGATAAGAACCCTAGCGATGATACTGCAGAGTCGACAGAGaataataaaggaaagaaaCGACCCGTGGGTAATAAGGAAGCTGTTCGCAAGTATCGTGAGAAAAAGAAAGCTCGAGCTGCTTCATTAGAGGATGAAGTTATCAGATTGAGGGCTATAAATCAGCAACTCTTGAAGAGGCTGCag GGTCAGGCTGTATTGGAAGCCGAGGTTGCTAGGCTCAAGTGCTTGCTTGTGGATATCCGAGGAAGGATTGAAGGGGAAATTGGATCATTTCCATACCAGAAGCCCATGAAGAGCGGGAATGCATATCAGCACATTGTTAATCCTAACCTTCCCGGAGCATATGTTGTCAACCCTTGCAACCTACAATGTGATGATCAGGTTTATTGCCTTCACCCAGGCGCAGAAGGTAAAAGCTCAGATGGCACTGTATTAAATGGACaaggcttcaacaacaactGTGAATTTGAGACTCTTCAATGCTTGGGTAATCAAAACTCTGGACTTGAGGAGGTTCCTGGGTGTGATGTGGGTAATAGCACACCTATTGCCAACACTTCTGGTCGAAGCAAGAGAAAAG GTACACGTTCAACAACAGCAAGTTGA
- the LOC132065162 gene encoding WD-40 repeat-containing protein MSI2-like, protein MAEEEISAAGGETEQEVEEEFSVWKKNTPLLYDLVVCHALEWPSLTVQWLPSPTVNDGAFAVHKLILGTHTSDDFPNFLMVANVHLPRNPASGLEHNLINPQIPKVEIVQRIHVDGEVNRARCIPQKPAVVGAKTSSSEVYVFDSSKQPLDHEGGSCNPDVRLRGHDKEGYGLSWSPFKEGFLLSGSNDRKICLWDVSAMPQDKVLMAHHTYEEHEDVVEDVSWHPKNENLFGSVGDDCRLIIWDLRTNKAQHSVLVHEKEVNYLSFNSYNEWVLATASSDSTVGLFDMRKLSTPLHVFGSHTDEVFQVEWDPNHETVLASSGGDRRLMVWDLNRIGDEQLEGEAEDGPSELLFSHGGHKAKISDFSWNKNEPWVISSVAEDNTVQIWQMAESIYRDDDDNVDC, encoded by the exons ATGGCAGAAGAAGAAATATCGGCGGCTGGTGGAGAAACAGAACAAGAAGTAGAAGAAGAATTCTCCGTTTGGAAGAAGAACACGCCGTTACTCTACGATCTTGTCGTCTGTCACGCACTTGAATGGCCTTCTCTCACCGTTCAATGGCTTCCCTCACCCACCGTTAACGACGGTGCTTTTGCCGTCCACAAACTCATTCTCGGAACTCACACCTCCGATGATTTCCCTAACTTCCTCATGGTCGCTAATGTTCATCTGCCACGTAATCCTGCTTCTGGACTTGAACACAATCTCATTAATCCTCAAATCCCTAAG GTAGAGATAGTACAGAGGATACATGTTGATGGAGAAGTTAATAGGGCGAGATGTATACCACAGAAGCCAGCTGTAGTTGGAGCAAAGACTAGTAGCTCTGAAGTTTATGTCTTTGACTCTTCTAAACAGCCCCTAGATCATGAAGGGGGATCTTGTAACCCTGATGTTAGACTTAGAGGGCATGATAAAGAAGGTTATGGTTTGTCTTGGAGCCCATTTAAAGAGGGTTTTCTTTTGAGTGGTTCAAATGATCGTAAGATTTGTTTGTGGGATGTATCTGCAATGCCTCAAGACAAAGTGCTTATGGCCCATCATACGTATGAG GAGCATGAAGATGTAGTTGAGGACGTGTCATGGCATCCAAAGAACGAGAACTTATTTGGTTCCGTCGGAGATGATTGTCGTCTGATCATTTGGGACTTACGCACAAACAAGGCCCAACACTCAGTTTTAGTGCACGAGAAAGAG GTGaattatttatctttcaacTCTTATAATGAGTGGGTTCTTGCTACAGCGTCGTCAGATAGTACTGTTGGTCTCTTCGACATGCGAAAGCTGAGCACTCCGTTGCATGTGTTCGGCAGTCATAC CGATGAGGTATTCCAGGTAGAATGGGATCCTAATCATGAGACTGTACTGGCATCTTCAGGTGGTGACAGAAGGTTGATGGTCTGGGATCTTAACAG GATTGGTGATGAGCAATTGGAAGGGGAAGCTGAAGACGGGCCCTCTGAACTTCTTTTCTCTCATGGTGGTCATAAAGCAAAGATATCTGACTTTTCGTGGAACAAGAATGAGCCATGGGTCATTTCAAGTGTGGCAGAAGACAATACTGTCCAAATCTGGCAGATGGCTGAGAGCATCTACCGTGATGACGATGACAACGTCGACTGCTGA